The following DNA comes from Plasmodium coatneyi strain Hackeri chromosome 9, complete sequence.
CtggtttgaaaaattttccataaaaattattctttgaattttttttcaatttttttcagtaaattacggtaaaaaaaattcccaaaaAAATGCTGCATTTTATGTCGACTTGTTGCCGCAATTTTGCCGAAATATTTGAACCGTATTTTTCCGAATTTttgccaaaaaggggggggcgATTCCAATTTTCgcaataaaaaataatgacgCGCGTTTATGAGCCTCGGCCATGTGGAAAGAAGTGcccggtaaaaaaaaaaaaaaaaaaatgcatccCTTGCCCTATGGATCACTTAACCATGCGACGCCTTGACCGACCAAACGTCGACCTTTTTACCGGCCATCGGTCAGGGTGTGTTCCTTGGGCTGcgcatacatacgtatgccGCCGCGCGCACTGAAATGCGAAAAAGCTTCAGCCCCTCCTTCAACTCGGATGTAgagcatacatataaaacGTGGGTATATAGTGAGAGGTATATATACTATATAATGGTACACGTATGAGATAAATGTCGCACCGTGTGAATCCCATGCGAGCAATACTCTTTACGCGCCGCTCCCTAACGCACCACTTCTGAATGCGCCATATAATACAGTGGCGGCCCATTGCGAAGTTGTAATTTTTATGCCATGGATATATAACACCTACTTGGCGGTGCTTTAGTGTGGATCCCCGCTTGCATATATGTTGGAATTGTGCTGCCTCCTTCGGTTGGATCCTATGTAACTCGCCAGTTAGCACTTTGAAAACAGCTTTGGCGGGGAAGAACCACACAAAAGAGTTCACTTTTTAATGCAGACATTTGCTTGCCCCCTCTGCTTATAGTGCCCCCCTCTTAAGCATATTTTCCCTGACCCGTATTTTAGCATCCCATCCGGGGGTGGGGCGCGAGTCGCTCATTCAACTTTCCGCGCCCAGCAAAAGATTATTCTCGCGCCGTCCCCTTTTTCCACTACGAGGTGAGGCACATaagcaaaacgaaaaatgaaaaaattggctTGCCAAaataagcggaaaaaaaaaacgtccCCTTcgccacaaaaaaaaaaagggaagcttTTTGAATCGTCGTGTTGCTTCACTCTTCACgttacgcaaaaaaaaaataaataaataaataaatgctacggaaaatgcaaaaaaattaggaacaaaataaagcaaaacaaaaaaaaagaaacataaaggagaataaaaaataaaaagtaaaaaaaacagatgtGACGAGCAACACTCTGCTTCCACAAATTGCGAATATAAAATAACCCTCACTCCTCTTAAAGCATTTTTCACCCCTCTGGAGGAACATACAATTTATGGTAAGCCAACAGGAAAATTTCGCAGAGCTTCTAACATGTACAACACGATGCGATGAGATATGCGTGACGCGGGAAGGTGTTTCCCTACGCGAGTATTAAATTGACCGTTTGAATGTTACGTATGCCAGTGTTATGATATGAAAGCCGTGTATGCGCGTGTTGTGGAAAAGTTATGTTCTTCCCCCAACGGGAATAATAACTCCCCAGTgcggctttttttttttttttttttttttcaattccatAATCGCCATGTGTTTTACGATTTCCCATGAGTGAGGACCTCCGTTGCATGATCCACCTTTTATACAACATATGCCCTGCGCGCTACTATTTGGCTTACAACACGCAGTTGTACCCAAACGGTACCTCCATGACTGTGCATGCATATGAAATTGTTTTGCGCGCAATATGTACAACGGGTCACATGTACGCTACTTTGCTTACATACTGACGCATGGTGCTTGTTCGTTTCTTCACCGACATCGCGGAAAAGCGTTATGCATTTGCTCTGTCGTTGTGTGGGACAAACACATATCAGGGCATGCGAACAGCACTTGTCACCTTGTCCACCTCGATTGAACGACCCTGCGTCAGGGCAGCATTTTTTGCTCGCTGTATTAGACCAGTTCGTATCATATGTcgcactatatatatatgtatctatttttttttttttttttttttggttaccCCTGTTCAGGTTAAACTGATTGTCAGACATTGATTGTACTGCCAGTctccataaaaaaggaaggacaaGTCGAGCATTTcaatacacatatatctACCTTTTTCTCCGCAACGGACCTTTACCTTTTAATATTATCGAGTAGAGCAAAATGGCGAAATTATCGAAAGcacagaagaaacaaatataCATGGACAAGCTGAGTTCCCTGATTCAACAGTATACGAAAATTCTAATTGTACATGTGGACAATGTAGGATCCAATCAGATGGCTAGTGTACGTCAGAGTTTGAGAGGAAAGGCCATAATATTAATGGGAAAAAACACGAGAATTCGAACTGCACTGAAGAAAAACTTACAAGCTGTTCCCCAGATAGAGAAGTTGTTACCATTGGTAAAGTTGAACATGGGTTTTGTCTTTTGCAAAGATGATTTGACCGAAGTGAGGAACATCATTTTACAGAACAAATCTCCTGCACCAGCAAGGTTAGGTGTTATAGCCCCGATTGATGTTTTTATCCCACCAGGACCAACAGGGATGGATCCATCTCACACATCCTTCTTTCAATCGCTTGGAATATCCACCAAAATTGTGAAGGGGCAAATTGAAATTCAGGAACATGTTCATCTGATTAAGCAGGGAGAAAAGGTCACAGCATCGTCTGCTACTCTTTTGCAAAAGTTTAACATGAAACCTTTTTCTTACGGTGTGGACGTTAGAACTGTGTACGATGATGGTGTTATTTACGACGCGAAAGTTTTGGATATAACTGAGGAGGATATTTTGGCAAAGTTTGGAAAGGGTGTTGCCAACGTTGCAGCGTTGTCTAGATCTATTGGTGTGATAACAGAGGCCTCCTATCCACATGTCTTCGTGGAGGCATTTAAGAACATCGTTGCGTTGGTAATTGACACAGACTATACCTTCCCTCTAATGAAGAAGATCAAAGACATGGTTGAGAATCCCGAGGCTTACGCTGCTGCTGCGCCTGCGGCTGAGGCCAAGGCAGATGCAccgaagaaggaagaggccaaaaagcaggaggaggaagaagaagaggaggaagacggCTTCATGGGATTTGGAATGTTCGACTAGTTGGGCAGTTCAACTACTTTGATTACATTGTACTTTTAGGTATCCAGGCTCCAGGAGAAACAATAGCTGAGTACCCACATTGGAAGATCCACAAAGGTAATGCAGTTTTTACAGTGCCACTTTGCACGTATCCTTGTTTATGAGTTTCATTTGCATAAGTGTTGGTGCCACTTATACGGTACCCATTAGCCTGCTCTGGGATGTATGCTCAAAAAGGGTGAAACAAAGAGGAGAGGAGATCCACGTGGAAGTGTATCAACATTTGAGGGTTCACAATTGAGAGTGTCCAGTGGGGTGAGATTTGCCTTTGTGTTATTTTCCGGGGGAGTTAATCCCTCCCCCCTACGATCCATATTGAGGGTACGCTGTTTAGTGAGCTTCCTAACATAAAAGGCAGCTGCATCTCGGGCTCGTCGAAAATACGCAAACCCACCTGGGACATCGCAATGCCGCTGCTCTGCGGAATGATGATAAAGCTTCTCATATGTTCGCAGTTGagagttaaaaaagaacaactcGATGAATTGTCTTTGTAGCCTTCACTTAGATGTCTGACCCCAGAGCTGAAGTGCATGCCGTTTGCTGCATCTATGTGAGCGTACTTACGATTGTGTTCTTACACCCCTTTATCAAACGAATAGCGGAATGGGAACGTGCAAGCCACTGTGCCCACCCACCCCAGACCGCGCCTACAGAAAGACGCACTTTCTACGAGTGATGACAAAATTTCTCATATGTTCGCAGTTGAGAGTTCAGTTGAATAAAAACGACTCGATGAGTTATCACGTAGCCTTCACTTAGATGTCTGACGCGGAATGTgcgaatttattttattttatttttcttaccaAACGAAATTGCGGCGAGTGTGTGGAGGAGGATACATTACGTGGAGTACCTCGTATGGCCATGTTGTTCATACGTGTGTGCGTTCACGTTGTATGTTTCCCCCgtcctacacatatatatacctttaTGTATATGATGCGCCCACCCCTCCCTTCTTTTGAATGATGACAAAGCTTCTCATATGTTCGCAGTTGAGAGTTCATTAGAAGGATTCGATGAATTTTCACGTAGCCTTCACTTAGATGTCTGACACAGAAGGGAGACCCCAACGAGTGTTGTCTCTGCGGGGGGGCGTTTCTTTGCATAGAAAACATTTTCTAACCATTTCGTGTCGTCGTAAAAAACGAGagtgtgcgtgtgtgtgtgtgtgtgtgtgagTGTAAGGGGGGAATATGCTGAGCTGCTACTCCATCAGTTATGAGAGAGTACCCACGCAGCggttgaaaaataaaacaagtGTATCGCATTGATGGGGATAATTGTGGTTGAACCCTTATTTTCCATAATCCTACTGTGTATGTGCAGGGAGTGATTGTTGCTCCTGCCTTTCtcatgtgtttttttttccacccttaAGTGCTACCCCTTATATAGCGTAGTATACACATAGGTCGTATTTCCCTTTGTCCCACCTTACAGATTTAAAGGAAGACTACAAACCTGGTGTGCGGACCAGATGGGTCTAATGTCCCAGTTGAAAGGACGCAGATTGAAGTGCTGATGTGAAGACCCAATTTTCCCTCACTGGCGTGTGCCAAAATGTATTGGCGCCTGTGCATGTCCGTcacgaaaaaagaatgggaaTGGATGATAAATCGAACGGTTGCCGGGAACAAACTCTGTTGTGAGTGTGTCCCCTCTGTGTAGAAatgcatgtgtgtatgtatgtcgacttttttttttttttttttttttatatacccTTTAATTAAATGATAATGCGGTTAAACTTTTTAAAGACACGAATTACgaactttgaaaaaaaaaaaaaaattcccctaCGATTGTAATTGTAAACATTTTTCCAAAGGGGCAAAAATGGTCGAAGGGCGGAACGTTGCTTCCCTTGCGGTTGTTCCCGTCGCTTAAGGCTGCTGAACAGACACACTGAAAAAttaagagaaaggaaaaaaaggaaaattaaaagaagtgCACATACAAACGGGGGTAGGTTGCGGTGACGCCTCCGCACAAATGTTACAAAGGTCAGGAGTGGGCGTAATTGCAAAAATCGCTTCGACCAAACTGGAGGGGAACAGCTATGTCGCGGGttggagaaacaaaaaaggattgCACGTgggtatgcatatatgcacctctttttttttttttttcacagtgGGCACACTTCCGTGCGAAATGGGTGGGTGTACTTGGCGCAATGCAGAAAATTGCCCAGGTTGGGCATGCATACAGGTTTgcctcacaaaaaaaaaaaataataataaaataaaaataaaaataacggCACACTTTGAGTAAAAACCATTTCGAATGAATTCTTGCCTGCTCCAAAAGTgtatattttgcattttttttttttcttccctttcttcttttgcttccTGGTCgtgatgctttttttttttttttttttaaattccttttGGAGGGCCTAACGACGAAGCGAAGGGTAGCACATAGGGTGACACGACGGGATGTGAGTTGGCAAATGCATAGTAgtgtttctttttaagtGAAGAAGCGAATACAACTGGTCCCACttgggaaaagggggaacagtTTTGTTTGTCACTGCTGTGAGtacttgatttttttttccgtcgcATGAGGGGGTAACACTCAACCTGAGGAGAAGCAGCTTTCATACGGAACGCTCTTACGTGAAGAGGGAACCCTCTGGGGAGGGAAGCCAAAAGCGTAAAGATTTGTTGAATTATGCCCTGGCTGCTGCGGTCCCTCATCGATAGGGCAACTTCAGGATCGAGAAAGGTGTGCACGCTGAGGTGTCACATACAGGGCAAATACGTTTAGTAGAAAAACGCCcaattccacattttttgtttttttggccACCCCCTCAGCGATAACGGCTTTGCACGCCAGTTGAACCATCCACTCCTGCCATTTGGTACCTGCCACGTGACACTGCACCTGCCAAAATGAAC
Coding sequences within:
- a CDS encoding 60S acidic ribosomal protein P0, yielding MAKLSKAQKKQIYMDKLSSLIQQYTKILIVHVDNVGSNQMASVRQSLRGKAIILMGKNTRIRTALKKNLQAVPQIEKLLPLVKLNMGFVFCKDDLTEVRNIILQNKSPAPARLGVIAPIDVFIPPGPTGMDPSHTSFFQSLGISTKIVKGQIEIQEHVHLIKQGEKVTASSATLLQKFNMKPFSYGVDVRTVYDDGVIYDAKVLDITEEDILAKFGKGVANVAALSRSIGVITEASYPHVFVEAFKNIVALVIDTDYTFPLMKKIKDMVENPEAYAAAAPAAEAKADAPKKEEAKKQEEEEEEEEDGFMGFGMFD